The following proteins are encoded in a genomic region of Phycisphaerae bacterium:
- the nuoL gene encoding NADH-quinone oxidoreductase subunit L encodes MDTRTLAILIPLLPLAGSALVGIVGLRMLKDRSHWLVLLGVAASLFFAVSLFFQVKGETARGSADLVDRVSAQATVDPSHEVGYEKLKHSIPIYEWISAGRSEWLNVTFRVDPLTIVMLLTVLSVSTMVVMYSVGYMRDHHGHAERGYERFFAFLGLFVFSMCALVLAGNFLLLYLGWELVGLCSYLLIGFYYDKPAAAAAAKKAFLVNRIGDFGFGLGILLIYLTFGTLDYEGVFSQVAEGVTAGGMPLTTERITTIALLLFCGAMGKSAQLPLHVWLPDAMEGPTPVSALIHAATMVTAGVYMVARCSIIFAASPIAMWVVGGIGAATAIFAATIALTQFDMKRILAYSTLSQLGYMFLALGVGAFDSAVFHLYTHAFFKACLFLGAGSVMHAMAGEIDIRRFSGLRRGMPVTYFTFLISGAALAGVPLLAAFWSKDEIIHAALSSSTPWLGWIGLLTALLTAFYTFRMIYMAFHNEVRLPRGVEHAHESGFWMAVPLVVLAIGAVFAGYVGVSVGPGEGRFLGMFEPHGAFHHFLEPVFADAKHHEMTVAAAPILSHAGGDAHAASGSAAHAGGHWLMWLSAGIAAYGIFNAWYFYTRRPGIPLAIALASGSIYQLFYHKYYVDELYDYAFVRTLRRIGDLCYACDRFVINTLLWIIAALPRAIGFLLRGWQQGAMQGYALGMMLGLVAILWWVLSSA; translated from the coding sequence ATGGACACCCGGACACTCGCGATTCTAATTCCGCTGCTTCCTCTGGCCGGTAGTGCGCTCGTCGGAATTGTCGGCCTGCGCATGTTGAAGGACCGATCGCACTGGTTGGTTCTCCTGGGAGTCGCGGCTTCGCTCTTCTTCGCCGTGAGCCTGTTCTTCCAGGTGAAAGGCGAGACCGCGCGCGGCTCGGCGGATCTGGTCGATCGAGTATCCGCACAGGCAACGGTCGATCCGTCCCACGAAGTCGGCTACGAGAAGCTCAAACACTCCATTCCAATCTACGAGTGGATCAGCGCGGGCAGGTCGGAATGGCTGAACGTCACTTTCCGCGTTGATCCGCTCACCATCGTCATGCTGCTCACCGTTCTTTCCGTCTCGACCATGGTTGTCATGTATTCCGTTGGATACATGCGAGACCACCACGGCCATGCCGAGCGGGGCTATGAGCGCTTCTTCGCCTTTCTCGGATTGTTCGTGTTTTCGATGTGTGCGCTGGTGCTCGCGGGCAATTTCCTTCTGCTCTATCTCGGTTGGGAACTGGTCGGCCTTTGCAGCTATCTCCTGATCGGTTTTTACTACGACAAGCCCGCCGCGGCGGCCGCCGCAAAGAAGGCCTTCTTGGTCAACCGCATCGGCGATTTCGGGTTCGGTCTGGGAATCCTGCTGATCTACCTGACTTTCGGCACGCTCGATTACGAAGGGGTCTTCTCGCAGGTGGCCGAGGGCGTCACGGCCGGCGGCATGCCGTTGACGACGGAACGCATTACGACGATCGCCCTGCTGTTGTTCTGTGGTGCGATGGGCAAGAGTGCGCAGTTGCCGCTGCATGTCTGGCTGCCCGACGCGATGGAAGGCCCCACGCCGGTGAGCGCACTCATTCATGCCGCGACGATGGTGACGGCCGGTGTGTACATGGTGGCCCGCTGCAGCATCATTTTTGCCGCGTCACCGATTGCCATGTGGGTTGTCGGCGGCATCGGCGCGGCGACGGCGATCTTTGCCGCCACCATTGCGCTGACGCAGTTCGATATGAAGCGCATCCTCGCCTACTCCACGCTGAGCCAGTTGGGCTACATGTTCCTGGCTCTCGGCGTCGGCGCTTTTGATTCGGCCGTATTCCACCTTTACACCCACGCATTCTTCAAGGCTTGCCTGTTTCTCGGCGCGGGCAGCGTGATGCATGCGATGGCCGGGGAGATTGATATACGACGTTTCTCCGGCCTGCGTCGCGGCATGCCGGTGACGTATTTCACATTCCTGATATCCGGGGCGGCGCTTGCGGGCGTCCCGCTGCTTGCGGCTTTCTGGAGCAAGGACGAAATCATTCATGCCGCACTGTCCAGTTCGACGCCCTGGCTGGGCTGGATCGGACTATTGACCGCATTGCTGACGGCGTTCTACACGTTCCGCATGATCTATATGGCCTTTCACAATGAAGTGCGACTGCCGCGGGGCGTGGAACACGCACACGAATCGGGTTTCTGGATGGCCGTGCCGCTGGTGGTGCTCGCGATCGGGGCGGTTTTCGCCGGATATGTCGGCGTGAGCGTCGGGCCCGGCGAGGGTCGTTTCCTGGGCATGTTCGAACCGCACGGGGCGTTCCACCATTTCCTCGAGCCGGTGTTCGCCGATGCGAAGCACCACGAAATGACCGTGGCGGCAGCGCCGATTCTCTCGCATGCGGGCGGTGACGCACACGCGGCATCCGGCTCGGCGGCCCATGCGGGCGGCCATTGGCTGATGTGGCTTTCGGCCGGTATCGCGGCATACGGCATCTTCAATGCCTGGTATTTCTACACGCGAAGACCGGGTATCCCGCTGGCCATCGCACTGGCAAGCGGATCGATCTATCAGTTGTTTTATCACAAGTACTACGTGGATGAATTGTACGACTATGCCTTTGTTCGAACGCTGCGGCGGATCGGCGACCTGTGCTATGCGTGCGACCGATTTGTCATCAACACACTGCTCTGGATCATTGCGGCGTTGCCCCGCGCGATCGGATTCCTGCTTCGCGGTTGGCAGCAGGGAGCCATGCAGGGCTATGCGCTGGGCATGATGCTGGGACTGGTCGCGATTCTCTGGTGGGTGCTTTCGAGCGCGTGA
- the nuoK gene encoding NADH-quinone oxidoreductase subunit NuoK translates to MPHPIALIFVGAFLFAIGVVGFLTRRNMIVMFLCTEVMFQGVLVNLVGFGLMHGNLQGQALGIFVLVIAAVEAGLGLAIVVMLYRRRGTLDAENWRSLRG, encoded by the coding sequence ATGCCCCATCCGATCGCACTCATCTTCGTCGGCGCTTTCCTGTTTGCCATCGGCGTTGTCGGCTTTCTGACCCGGCGCAACATGATCGTCATGTTTCTGTGTACGGAAGTCATGTTCCAGGGAGTCCTGGTGAATCTGGTTGGGTTCGGACTGATGCACGGCAATCTGCAGGGGCAGGCGCTGGGCATCTTCGTGCTTGTGATTGCCGCGGTGGAAGCGGGACTGGGTCTCGCGATCGTCGTCATGCTATATCGCCGCCGCGGGACATTGGATGCAGAAAACTGGAGAAGCCTGAGAGGCTGA
- a CDS encoding NADH-quinone oxidoreductase subunit M, whose translation MESILNNFMGRHLLTVLILLPIIGSVVIFSRSAWDAVATRRFALGISIATLIVAAIALAAFLDQSSMWRTGGYCLVEQSDWIMGGEAAGDSAIRIQYKLGVDGVSMPLLLLTAMLTPLAIWSSFTGIQTRQREYYALMLLLHGAMLGVFCARDLLLFYVFFEFTLIPLFFLIGIWGGKERAKAANMFFIYTLAGSLLTFAGVLYLGWKAAWIAGDTGLPTALTFDLDVLYQLAPHLTDREQFWLFIAFFAGFAIKVPLFPFHTWLPLAHVEAPTAGSVMLAAVLLKLGTYGFLRLSLPMLPAASIELAPYVGTLAVIGIIYGALAAWVQSDVKKLVAYSSVSHLGFCLLGMFCLKTAGLTGSLLYMVNHGLSTGALFLIVGMIYERYHTREMSEMGGLARKMPIMTFFLIVFTMSSIGLPGLNGFVSEFLVLLGVFTSADPKPDGPGPLGVWFAVPAASGILLGAIYMLHMVRRVLFGPLKEPHGGPDTSTGLTPDLTRREIGILTPIAIACIVIGVYPKSLTDMMVPSLDYAVLNRVLPPDWSSRVVSADIGGSASAEPRAESGSIGVASGEAGPKAASDSGSIVPRVVAIESASVLPADPGGR comes from the coding sequence ATGGAATCGATTTTGAACAATTTCATGGGGCGGCATCTGCTGACGGTGCTCATCCTCCTGCCGATCATCGGCTCAGTCGTGATTTTTTCACGATCGGCCTGGGATGCGGTCGCGACACGCCGATTCGCGCTGGGCATCTCAATCGCGACGCTCATCGTCGCGGCGATTGCCCTGGCGGCATTCCTCGATCAATCATCGATGTGGCGTACCGGCGGCTACTGTCTCGTCGAGCAGTCGGACTGGATCATGGGGGGCGAGGCAGCCGGCGACTCGGCGATCCGAATTCAATACAAGCTGGGTGTTGATGGCGTCTCGATGCCGCTGCTGCTGTTGACGGCCATGCTGACGCCGCTGGCAATCTGGTCCAGCTTTACGGGCATTCAGACGCGGCAGCGTGAGTATTACGCATTGATGCTGCTGTTGCACGGCGCAATGCTCGGAGTGTTCTGCGCCCGGGATCTGCTGCTTTTCTACGTCTTTTTCGAGTTCACACTGATCCCGCTGTTTTTCCTGATCGGCATCTGGGGCGGCAAGGAACGCGCCAAGGCCGCCAACATGTTCTTTATTTACACGCTGGCCGGAAGCCTCCTGACGTTCGCCGGCGTGCTCTATCTGGGCTGGAAGGCGGCATGGATTGCCGGGGATACCGGGCTTCCGACGGCGCTGACATTCGATCTCGATGTGCTGTACCAACTCGCGCCGCATCTGACCGATCGCGAGCAATTCTGGCTGTTTATTGCATTTTTCGCCGGGTTCGCGATCAAGGTGCCGCTCTTCCCGTTTCATACATGGTTGCCGCTCGCTCACGTCGAGGCGCCAACTGCCGGTTCCGTCATGCTGGCAGCCGTCCTGTTGAAGCTCGGCACCTATGGCTTCCTGCGATTGAGTTTGCCGATGCTCCCGGCCGCGTCGATCGAACTGGCGCCGTATGTCGGCACGCTGGCGGTCATCGGAATCATCTATGGCGCGCTGGCTGCGTGGGTTCAAAGCGACGTAAAAAAGCTCGTCGCTTATTCGTCCGTGTCGCATCTCGGATTCTGTCTGCTCGGGATGTTCTGTCTCAAGACCGCGGGCCTCACGGGATCGCTGCTTTACATGGTCAATCACGGCCTGTCGACCGGCGCGTTGTTCCTCATCGTCGGCATGATTTACGAGCGGTATCACACGCGCGAAATGTCCGAGATGGGGGGGCTCGCACGGAAGATGCCGATCATGACGTTTTTTCTGATTGTCTTCACGATGTCGAGCATCGGCCTGCCGGGTCTGAACGGATTCGTCAGCGAGTTTCTCGTGCTGCTGGGTGTGTTCACGTCAGCGGATCCGAAGCCCGATGGTCCGGGCCCGCTGGGCGTTTGGTTCGCCGTGCCGGCCGCATCAGGGATTCTGCTCGGCGCGATCTACATGCTGCACATGGTTCGCCGCGTGCTTTTCGGTCCGCTGAAAGAGCCTCATGGCGGGCCGGATACGTCGACCGGTCTCACGCCGGATCTGACGCGCCGCGAGATCGGCATTCTCACGCCAATTGCGATTGCGTGCATTGTAATTGGCGTTTATCCGAAATCACTGACCGACATGATGGTCCCTTCACTGGATTACGCCGTGCTCAACAGGGTGCTTCCACCGGACTGGTCGAGCCGGGTCGTGTCCGCCGACATCGGCGGAAGCGCATCGGCTGAGCCCCGAGCGGAGTCGGGCTCGATCGGCGTGGCGTCGGGAGAGGCTGGCCCGAAGGCGGCGTCTGATTCGGGGAGCATCGTGCCACGTGTCGTTGCAATCGAATCGGCGTCGGTTTTGCCGGCAGATCCGGGGGGGCGATGA
- a CDS encoding BtpA/SgcQ family protein — protein sequence MRRQTIGRPARLRLIGMVHLPALPGSARAALPINRIISRAVAEARQLVDAGFDAIIVENFGDAPFHADRVPAESVAAMSVVVDHVVRGVKVPIGVNMLRNDGLSGLAVASATNAAFIRVNVLSGVYATDQGFITGRAAELLARRAATAPHVFIAADVHVKHAQPISQPDVALAAEETAYRGGADALIVSGVATGSPADMKKVRKVVEAVPDRPVWIGSGVTAASVREYLSIASGVIVGTALKKGGRTTAGLDLTRVKDFVRAANRAV from the coding sequence ATGAGACGACAAACAATCGGTCGGCCCGCGCGGCTTCGGCTAATCGGCATGGTCCATCTGCCGGCGCTCCCTGGATCCGCCCGCGCCGCGTTGCCGATCAATCGAATCATCAGCCGCGCCGTTGCTGAGGCCCGGCAGTTGGTCGATGCAGGATTCGATGCCATAATCGTCGAGAATTTTGGCGATGCGCCGTTTCACGCCGATCGCGTTCCCGCCGAATCGGTGGCCGCAATGAGCGTTGTTGTGGATCACGTCGTTCGCGGCGTGAAGGTTCCGATCGGCGTCAACATGCTTCGCAACGACGGACTCTCGGGACTCGCCGTCGCAAGTGCAACAAATGCGGCATTTATTCGCGTCAACGTGCTCTCCGGAGTTTATGCAACGGATCAGGGATTCATCACGGGACGGGCGGCTGAGCTGCTCGCCCGGCGCGCCGCAACCGCGCCTCATGTGTTCATCGCAGCCGATGTCCACGTGAAGCACGCCCAGCCGATCAGCCAGCCCGACGTGGCACTGGCCGCCGAAGAAACGGCCTACCGAGGCGGTGCCGATGCGCTGATTGTCAGCGGCGTCGCGACCGGCTCGCCGGCGGATATGAAGAAGGTTCGCAAAGTGGTGGAGGCGGTGCCGGATCGACCGGTTTGGATCGGATCAGGTGTCACCGCCGCGTCTGTTCGAGAGTATTTGTCCATCGCCAGCGGCGTGATCGTCGGCACGGCCTTGAAGAAGGGCGGTCGAACCACGGCCGGCCTGGATTTGACCCGCGTGAAGGATTTCGTCAGGGCCGCGAACCGAGCGGTGTGA
- a CDS encoding 4-phosphoerythronate dehydrogenase translates to MRIVADDAIPGAAELFGPLGDLALASGRSLTASDLRNADALIVRSVTRVDARLLEGAHVRFVGSATSGTDHVDLEYLQSRNIRFADAAGCNAQAVAEYVLTAIFLDARRRRVDPRGQTIGIVGCGRIGSKVERLLARLGIRTLKNDPPLADAGMMSDSITLEALLPACDVVTLHVPLTGHGPHPTRDLLSASRIRALKPGATIINASRGEILDDAALYSALREARARAVLDVWRNEPAIDARLVELASFATPHLAGYTVEARRQATRLVARQLATWSGRHPNPPEFPEKTPSVTIEALADSTAADVLARICPLEAIDDSVRTAAASGTLTRDFDAIRARYAARREWSSVHVVHHDTLPPGTAAALDALGIAHA, encoded by the coding sequence ATGCGGATCGTCGCGGATGACGCCATTCCAGGTGCTGCCGAATTATTCGGCCCTCTGGGAGACCTCGCGCTCGCATCCGGCCGATCGCTCACCGCTTCGGACCTCCGCAACGCCGACGCCCTCATCGTCCGAAGCGTCACCCGCGTCGACGCCAGACTGCTCGAAGGCGCCCACGTCCGGTTCGTCGGCTCGGCCACCTCCGGAACAGACCACGTCGATCTCGAATACCTCCAATCGCGAAACATCCGGTTCGCCGATGCCGCCGGATGCAACGCCCAGGCCGTCGCCGAATACGTCCTCACCGCGATTTTCCTCGATGCCCGCCGCCGCCGCGTGGACCCGCGCGGGCAAACCATCGGAATCGTCGGCTGCGGCCGGATCGGCTCAAAGGTCGAACGCCTCCTCGCGCGGCTCGGGATTCGCACATTGAAAAACGACCCGCCTCTGGCCGACGCCGGCATGATGTCCGATTCAATCACGCTCGAAGCCCTGCTGCCCGCGTGCGATGTCGTGACGCTCCACGTGCCGCTCACCGGGCACGGCCCACATCCCACGCGCGATCTGCTCAGCGCGTCGCGCATTCGCGCATTGAAGCCCGGCGCGACGATCATCAATGCGTCACGCGGCGAAATTCTCGACGACGCCGCACTCTACTCCGCGCTCCGCGAAGCCCGCGCACGCGCCGTGCTCGACGTCTGGCGAAACGAGCCGGCGATTGATGCACGCCTCGTCGAACTCGCCTCCTTCGCCACGCCGCATCTCGCCGGCTACACCGTCGAGGCCAGGCGGCAGGCAACGCGACTCGTGGCCCGGCAACTGGCGACATGGAGCGGCCGCCACCCAAACCCGCCTGAATTCCCGGAAAAAACGCCAAGTGTCACCATAGAGGCACTCGCGGATTCAACCGCCGCCGATGTCCTCGCCCGCATCTGCCCGCTCGAGGCGATTGACGATTCGGTACGCACCGCCGCGGCAAGCGGCACACTCACGCGAGACTTCGATGCGATCCGCGCGCGATATGCCGCGCGCCGTGAGTGGTCGTCAGTGCACGTCGTGCATCATGACACACTCCCGCCCGGCACGGCCGCCGCGCTCGATGCACTCGGAATCGCGCACGCCTGA
- a CDS encoding menaquinone biosynthesis protein, with product MNLESRPASVPTTQTHTLGVVSYLNSRPLHDGLGSVPGIRLRPAVPAELIAMLDGGECEVALLPVVDYWRNRDRLVRVSDGCIASDGETMTVRVFSKRPAETVTRLHVDCDSHTSIVLAQVLWREIYGQTLEISPWDRHNPGSLDDVDALLLIGDKVVTGQPLGFGFEVDLGSAWKYATGLPFVFAAWFGRRGAENAALSALLSAARDRGEADAERIARQWGPVHGWPVETAVQYLTRSLKFRITEAMQDGMDRFFALAVRYGLLP from the coding sequence ATGAACCTTGAATCCCGACCCGCCAGCGTTCCGACGACCCAGACCCACACTCTCGGCGTTGTTTCGTATCTGAATTCCCGACCGCTGCATGACGGCCTTGGGTCCGTCCCGGGCATTCGGCTTCGGCCCGCGGTACCGGCGGAGTTGATTGCGATGCTCGATGGCGGGGAGTGTGAGGTTGCACTGCTGCCCGTGGTGGATTACTGGCGCAACCGCGATCGGCTGGTGCGGGTGTCGGACGGTTGCATCGCAAGTGACGGGGAAACGATGACGGTGCGGGTGTTTTCGAAGCGACCGGCGGAGACGGTGACGCGCCTGCATGTGGATTGTGATTCGCACACGTCGATTGTCCTGGCGCAGGTGCTCTGGCGCGAAATATATGGCCAGACGCTGGAGATTTCGCCGTGGGACCGGCACAATCCGGGCAGCCTTGATGACGTGGATGCACTGCTGCTGATCGGTGACAAAGTCGTGACAGGCCAGCCGCTGGGATTCGGATTCGAGGTGGACCTAGGCTCGGCGTGGAAGTACGCGACGGGCCTGCCCTTTGTGTTCGCGGCGTGGTTCGGCCGCCGCGGCGCGGAGAATGCGGCGCTCTCCGCCCTTCTGTCGGCCGCGCGCGACCGCGGTGAGGCGGATGCGGAGCGGATCGCCCGGCAGTGGGGCCCGGTTCATGGTTGGCCGGTCGAGACGGCGGTGCAATACCTCACGCGATCCCTGAAATTCCGAATCACCGAGGCGATGCAGGATGGAATGGACCGCTTCTTCGCGTTGGCGGTTCGATACGGGCTATTGCCATGA
- a CDS encoding radical SAM protein, protein MTATDSGIVASSAARLSTDDLRAMYFDCSIHELGRRAFELTERLHPEDYRTYVVDRNINYANWCTARCIFCNFKADPPEMKSGRTDLPEGYTLSYEQIGEKISELEAIGGTQILMQGGLVPSEGSTGLSFDWYLGLMRYIKSNFPRIHIHAFSPPEIFAFHRIFGMTIRDVLARLQEAGLDSVPGGGGEILADRVRDRIGKGKTLTQEWLEVMRQCHILGMKTSCTMMFGHIETVDERIEHLRLLRDLQDESLARDNGGGFSAYICWTFQPDNTPLGRMKRLPLNRTDPPSPPGAEADAPHSHDRFAGVRSSRPLNDGRHLLLADAHEYLTMLSLSRLFLDNIPNIQSSWVTMGPKIGQLALFHGANDMGSVMMEENVVSAAGTTYRLDEEMIRRLIHDAGWQARKRNHYYQVVD, encoded by the coding sequence ATGACCGCGACAGACTCCGGCATCGTGGCGTCATCGGCCGCTCGGCTTTCGACCGACGATCTGCGCGCGATGTACTTCGACTGTTCGATTCATGAACTGGGACGCCGGGCGTTTGAGCTGACGGAGCGTCTGCACCCGGAGGACTATCGCACCTATGTCGTCGATCGCAATATCAACTACGCGAACTGGTGTACGGCTCGCTGCATTTTCTGCAATTTCAAGGCGGATCCGCCGGAGATGAAAAGCGGCCGGACGGACCTGCCGGAAGGCTACACCCTGAGCTATGAGCAAATCGGCGAAAAGATCAGCGAATTGGAGGCGATCGGCGGCACGCAGATACTCATGCAGGGCGGACTGGTTCCGAGCGAGGGCTCGACCGGCCTTTCGTTTGACTGGTACCTGGGCCTGATGCGGTATATCAAGTCGAACTTCCCGCGAATACACATCCACGCATTCAGCCCGCCTGAGATTTTCGCGTTTCACCGGATTTTCGGAATGACGATTCGCGACGTGCTGGCGCGCCTTCAGGAAGCGGGACTCGACAGCGTTCCGGGCGGCGGAGGTGAAATCCTTGCTGATCGCGTGCGAGACCGGATCGGCAAAGGCAAGACGCTGACACAGGAATGGCTCGAAGTGATGCGGCAGTGTCATATACTCGGCATGAAGACGAGCTGCACCATGATGTTCGGGCATATCGAAACAGTCGACGAACGGATCGAGCATCTGCGCCTGCTCCGCGATTTGCAGGATGAATCGCTTGCCCGCGACAATGGGGGCGGATTCAGCGCGTACATCTGCTGGACGTTCCAACCCGACAACACGCCGCTAGGCCGGATGAAGCGCCTGCCGCTGAACCGGACCGATCCGCCTTCGCCTCCAGGCGCCGAGGCGGACGCGCCGCACTCCCACGACCGATTCGCGGGCGTGCGAAGCTCCCGGCCGCTGAATGACGGGCGTCATCTGCTGCTCGCGGACGCGCATGAATACCTGACGATGCTTTCACTCTCGCGGTTGTTTCTGGATAACATTCCGAACATCCAGTCCAGTTGGGTGACCATGGGCCCGAAGATCGGCCAACTCGCGCTATTTCACGGCGCGAATGACATGGGCAGTGTGATGATGGAAGAAAACGTCGTCAGTGCGGCCGGCACGACCTATCGGCTGGACGAAGAAATGATTCGCCGCCTGATCCACGATGCCGGTTGGCAGGCACGCAAGCGCAATCACTACTATCAGGTCGTGGACTGA
- a CDS encoding NADH-quinone oxidoreductase subunit N has protein sequence MHPLMEILMPEAVLILGATLVLLAGLSRAASGRAALLALLTIAVALWLAGRLVDAPIEAAGVTSLHQGPLVWYARLITLSIGALIVLVNRHVPDEAERGEYFSLILFSLAGISLVAVANHLVLFFLALELVSVPTYILIGLSRRDIRAQEAAGKYFFLGAFAAAIMLYGFSFLYGYAGTMTMFGSTGSISASLSAPGALHDPLILVGLLLSLAGMAFKIAAFPLHFYVADVYQGAASPVTGLLGFVPKFAGFLALIQLLTLTGWRFGDEIYWLLWAMAAVTMTVGNTLALMQHNVKRMLAYSGVAHSGYMLVAIVAGPALASPERGPLRDGLAALLFYMTVYGIMNLGCFTALSYFRKPGVDDPDESAETTDDLAGIARKHPWAALALSLCVLGLMGFPLTGGFIGKLYIISAALSAGGEVVSGASAARQTGMYVLVVLLALNAAVAAAYYLRILASCYLRKATAALTPMRCHALQFSLAVCALIAIALFVRPGLLFGESKRAVGEVSKLSRRTAVVATNELGEPPELNPIPPAADF, from the coding sequence ATGCACCCGCTGATGGAAATACTCATGCCCGAGGCCGTGCTGATTCTTGGCGCGACGCTTGTTCTGCTCGCGGGGTTGTCGCGCGCCGCGAGTGGTCGTGCTGCATTGCTGGCTTTGTTGACCATTGCCGTCGCGCTCTGGCTGGCAGGGCGGCTGGTCGATGCGCCGATTGAAGCGGCTGGAGTGACTTCACTTCATCAGGGGCCGCTCGTCTGGTATGCGCGGCTCATCACGCTGTCCATTGGCGCGCTTATCGTTCTTGTGAATCGGCATGTCCCGGATGAAGCGGAGCGCGGCGAGTACTTCTCACTGATTCTCTTCTCTCTCGCAGGCATCTCACTGGTGGCCGTCGCTAATCACCTCGTCCTGTTTTTTCTTGCGCTGGAACTGGTCAGCGTGCCGACGTACATCTTGATCGGCCTTTCGCGTCGCGACATTCGCGCCCAGGAGGCGGCCGGCAAATACTTCTTTCTGGGCGCCTTTGCCGCCGCGATCATGCTCTACGGCTTCAGTTTTCTGTATGGTTACGCCGGAACGATGACGATGTTTGGTTCGACGGGCTCGATCTCCGCGAGCCTTTCCGCCCCGGGCGCGTTGCACGATCCGCTGATTCTGGTGGGGCTGTTGCTCTCCCTGGCCGGGATGGCTTTTAAGATCGCGGCCTTTCCACTGCATTTCTATGTAGCGGATGTGTACCAGGGCGCCGCTTCGCCGGTGACGGGTTTGCTCGGTTTCGTGCCGAAGTTCGCGGGATTTCTCGCGCTGATTCAGCTCCTGACCCTCACGGGTTGGCGGTTTGGCGATGAGATCTACTGGCTGCTCTGGGCGATGGCAGCCGTGACGATGACGGTCGGCAACACGCTCGCGCTGATGCAGCATAACGTGAAGCGGATGTTGGCTTACTCCGGCGTCGCTCATTCCGGTTATATGCTCGTGGCGATCGTGGCCGGGCCGGCGCTCGCCTCGCCGGAGCGCGGTCCGCTTCGCGATGGATTGGCCGCATTGCTGTTCTATATGACCGTCTATGGCATCATGAATCTCGGCTGTTTCACTGCTCTCTCGTATTTTCGCAAGCCGGGCGTCGACGATCCGGATGAATCGGCCGAAACAACGGATGACCTGGCCGGGATCGCTCGCAAGCATCCGTGGGCCGCGCTCGCGCTCTCATTGTGCGTGCTTGGATTGATGGGATTCCCACTCACCGGCGGGTTCATTGGCAAGCTCTATATCATTTCGGCCGCACTGTCAGCCGGAGGCGAGGTCGTGTCGGGCGCGTCAGCTGCACGGCAAACCGGCATGTACGTGCTGGTTGTGCTTCTCGCATTGAACGCAGCCGTCGCCGCGGCGTATTACCTGCGAATACTCGCAAGTTGCTATCTGAGAAAGGCCACGGCGGCACTGACTCCGATGCGCTGCCACGCCCTGCAATTCTCGCTGGCGGTTTGCGCGTTGATTGCGATCGCGTTGTTTGTTCGCCCGGGCCTCTTGTTCGGCGAATCCAAGAGGGCGGTTGGCGAGGTGTCCAAGCTCTCGCGGCGAACCGCGGTCGTAGCGACAAATGAGTTAGGCGAGCCTCCCGAATTGAATCCGATACCGCCGGCGGCCGACTTCTGA
- a CDS encoding co-chaperone GroES has product MPGGDSQASRSKLETVEPIGKRVLVRKDADKKRTKGGIQLPDNIEIPTITGRIVAVSAQVEADEDFPIKQYDKVLFNPKHMIPVDFEGDNQLFVVPVEDIVAVFRKAGA; this is encoded by the coding sequence ATGCCGGGCGGCGATTCACAGGCGAGTCGTTCGAAACTCGAAACGGTCGAACCGATCGGCAAGCGCGTGCTTGTTCGCAAGGACGCCGACAAGAAGCGCACCAAGGGCGGCATTCAACTGCCGGACAACATCGAGATTCCCACGATCACCGGCAGAATCGTTGCCGTTTCGGCGCAGGTTGAGGCCGATGAGGATTTCCCGATCAAGCAATATGACAAAGTCCTGTTCAACCCGAAGCACATGATCCCCGTCGATTTCGAAGGTGATAATCAGCTCTTTGTCGTACCCGTCGAGGATATCGTCGCGGTCTTTCGCAAGGCCGGCGCATAG